The Bacteroides ovatus genomic interval TAGGGGTAATATGTTCCATGAGAGAACCGTTCCCGATGAATTGCATAAACTTGTTTGTGGCCAGCCGATAGAGTTTGTATGTCTTGGTACGTTCTTCTTCATCTATTTGGGACAGATATTCATCCACGACATCCTCGAACTTACGGTGCTTTTCTCCGTTTAATGGGTTAGTTATCATTTTGACTAATTGCGTGCACGTGAGCGAATCAGGGTAGTCCAGTTCCATGTATCGCTTGAAATAAAGGTTGTATAGCTGCTGTAATTTTGTATTGAGAAAATCCTTGTCTGGACGGTGTACTATTTTCCCGTTCTTAAACTCGTTTTCTCTTACCACTATATCCGTGGTGATGAATCTCGTTTCAGAGTTGTGTGCGACTCGAATTCTTATTTTGTGTGTCCCGTCTGATAACTTCTTTGCGGGAACTATTACCAATGTTAATGTAGCCATAATTTGTGTTTTTAGGGTAAAAATGGCGTTTTCGACCATTATTTTTTTAACATCCTATTGTAATTTGCTTATAATCAGATTCTAATCGGGGAATTTTCCGACCATAATCCGACCATTTTATAGCGTCAAAAGTGACGTTTTTGTTCTCTAATATAGACTACTAATTGATAAGAAAAATAGTTCGATTGTGCTTTTAATATGCTGTATATCAGTAAAATAAAAATCGGAAGCTCATGCTCGCTCGCAGGCTTCCGATCAACACAAAAACTAAACTAGACTTAACTAAACTATTCTATTCTTGGAATTTCACAATCCCTTTCTGTTCGTTGCAAAGGTAGATATAAAACGGGTTTTGGCAAACTATAATCGACAAAATTCACTTTTTTACCGATAAATTCATGAATAATTAGCTCCTTTCGTCAAGAAAAGTCTGAAAAACTTGCTTGTAACTATCGCTGATAGGAATATATGTCTTGTCAAAAACAATACGCCCGCGATCGATCACACGTATCTTATCTTTTTGTACGATGAATGAGCGGTGCACGCGTATGAAACGGCTGGAAGGTAAAAGTTCCTCCATTGCTTTCATACTCATCAGTGATAGAATAGGTTTGGAAGCATCTTCCGTATATATTTTAATATAATCTTTCAGTCCTTCGATATACATGATTTTCTTCAAGTCCACTTGCACCAGTTTGTAGTCACTTTTCACAAAAATACTGTCTATCTCTTCCGGTTTCTGTACAAGTTCGAACCATTGAAGGGCCTTGTTGGCAGCTTGCAGGAAATCGACGTAGGAGATTGGTTTCAGCAGGTAATCGAGTGCATTGACACGATAACCGTCGATGGCATACTGTCCGAAAGCGGTAGTAAACACAATGCGGGTGTGCGGATCTACCATCTTCGAAAACTCCAAACCATTAAGCTCCGGCATCTGGATGTCCAGAAACAGGAGATCGACCTCTTCGCCAGGCAATTCTTTCATTGCCTGAACCGCACTGGAATACTTTCCTACGAGTTGCAGGAACGGGGTTTTATTCACGTAACTCTCTAACAAGCTAAGAGCTAACGGCTCATCGTCAACAATTGCACAACGTAACATCATACTATTTTATATCTAAAGTTTTTATATTCAATGTTTTGAAATCTACTCTCTGATCTTGATACTTAATTTCGATTCATATACTTTTTCATCTTTTGAGATACCTTTCGACCAGGTATAAGCCCCGGGATAAAGAATCTCCAACCGGCGGCTGACTTGCTCCAGTCCCACACCCGAGCCACTTTTATCCTCCACTGTCTTTGGATGATTACTGTTGCGAATTTCGCAAATCACTTCCTTATCATTCTCCGAAAGATGAATACTGATGAAACTCGATTCAGTAGGGGAGATGCCATGCTTGAAAGCATTCTCTATCAATGAGATAAAGATAAGCGGAGCAATAAGCGTCTGACTGTCAGGCTGAATATCAAATTTAGTAATCATCTGTACATTGGCCGACAGGCGGATGCGCATCAGTTCAATGTAATTTCGGATAAAATCAACCTCTTTACAGAGAGGAACGTACGTTTGTTGGTTATCATATAACACATAACGAAGCAGTTTGCTCAACTCCTGAACTGCTTGTTGCGCTTTGTCCGAATCAAATGCAATCAGTGCATAGATATTATTCAGGGTATTCAGCAGAAAGTGAGGGTTCAGTTGGTTTCGCAGATTTTTCAGTTCCGCTTCCGCACGGTTTCGTTCCGCCTCTTTGCGGGCAGCTTCATTTTGCGTCCATCGCGCGCTCATACGGATAGCGGCACTTAGGCCGATAGTAAATACGAGGCTCAACATATCTCTAAGGAAGAATAGCCATCCCGGAGGCATACCCGGTCTTTTGGCTTTGGGTGCAAATGACGGATCGAATGTCAGGCTTTGCCAGAGATGTAACAAAATGCCGATGACACATAAAAAGATAATGTTGTAGACGATATATCTTTTGGCCTGACTCTGAAACAGATAACGGGGAACAAGAATGAAATAATTCACGTAGAACGCAATCATAAAAGAGAGTGGTACAGCAAGATGGCGTATATAGGCCATCCAGTTAATGTTCCCGTTTCCACGTTCAACGAAGAAGAACGGGAAACCGAACATAATCCCCCAGCTGATAATGTGTATCAGTATCTCCAGGGGACGACGTGCGGATGTAAAGGTTTGTTTCATAAAGACAAAGATAATTTTTTTAATTGACAACCGACGGTTGTCAATCAATTATTCGTATCTGATGGCTTCTATCGGGTCTAAATCAGCTGCTTTCTTAGCCGGATACCATCCGAAGAAGACGCCCGTAACGGTACATACTGCGAAGGAAAGGAATACACTCCACGGCTGGATATAGATAGGCCAATGCGCTACGCTCTTGACAATCCAGCTAGCCCCGCAACCGATAATCACTCCGATGATACCTCCCGTGATACTAATCATGATGGCCTCGATAAGGAATTGGCTTAGAATATCGACTCCACGTGCACCGACAGACATACGCAGACCGATTTCACGGGTACGTTCCGTAACGGATACATACATGATATTCATAATTCCGATACCACCTACTACCAATGAAATACCTGCGATACAAGCCAGCAGGGTTGTCATCAAATCGGTGGTTGAGTTGAGCATTGTACTCAATTCCTGTTGGGTACGGATGGTGAAATCATCGTCATCCGAAGCTTTCAGCTTATGGTTGCGACGGAGGATCGTACTGATTTCGTCAGTAGCATAATCCGTCATATCTTCGGTAAGGGCAGAGGCAAACACTCCCTGCAAATACGTAACGGCAAGCAGACGTTTCATCACTGTGGTGTATGGTGCAAGCACTACTGCATCCTGGTCTTGTCCCATGGAGTTGTAGCCTTTGGCTTTAAGCACACCTACCACACGAAGCGGTATTTTACTGAAACGAATAATCTTACCTACCGGATCACTTCCGTCCGGAAAAAGATTGTCTACTATAGTCTTTCCAATCACACATACTTTCGCCGAACTCTGTATGTCGGCCTCTGTGAACATCTCTCCGTTTTCAACAGTCAGCTGGCGGATGTCGAGGTATTCTGTTCCGACACCGTTCACGGAAGCTGGGTAGTTGTTGTTTCCGGCAATGAGTTGCCCCGATGATGAAACATTGGGACTGATGGCGGACAGGAAACTTGTCTCATCACGCAAGGCTTCGTAGTCGGCAAGCTTCAACGTTTGCATAGCAGACGGGTCCTGCCGGACACCTCCGCGCATATCAGCTCCTGGATGAATCATAATCATGTTCGATCCCATTTCGGAAATCTGCTGCTGGATGCTTTTCTTCGAACCTTGTCCGATAGCCAGCATCGTGATGACGGAAGCAACACCGATAATGATACCGAGCATGGTTAGAAAAGCACGCAGCTTATTGTTCGCCAATGCCCGGAGAGCTATCTTAAATAAATTAGTTCCATTCATAATGAATAATTTGCTAATTTGTCCATATACTAATGGGGCAATTTCCTGAAGGTATACTCTCCCAACTTGTTTATTGTACAGCCAATCGGCACATTAGTATATCGGCACATTGAATAATTATTAATCCTCGTCGTTTTTCGGCAATGCGGCCAGCGCTTCGGCAGCAGACAGAATTTTCGGATTGGTTGTATCTTCTATAACCTGACCGTCACGCAGACGGATATTCCGGCTGCTATATTGCGAAAGTTCGGGATTATGTGTTACAAAGATAATCGTACGTCCCTCTGCATGAAGCTTTTGAAACAGTACAAGTATCTCGAAAGAGGTACGGCTATCGAGGTTTCCGGTCGCTTCGTCGGCAAGAATCACTGCCGGATTGTTGACCAATGCGCGTGCGATGGCAACGCGTTGCATCTGTCCACCGGACATCTGGTTGGATTTATGTTCCAGACGGTCTCCCAATCCTACAGCTTGTAGGGATTCGATGGCACGGCGACGGCGTTCGGAAGCGCTCACGGCAGAGTTGTACATAAGCGGTAGTTCCACATTTTCTACAGCCGTCGTTTTAGGTAACAAGTTGTAGCTTTGGAACACGAAGCCAATCTTCCGGTTTCTTAGTACTGCACGTTGAGGCTTGCTCATCGTACGTACAGGAATATCGTCGAGCAGATATTCTCCACTGGTCGGGGTGTCCAGGCAGCCTAATATATTAAGCAGCGTGGATTTTCCCGAACCGGAAGTCCCCATGATGGTAACAAACTCTCCTTCATTGATATTGAACGAAACGCCCCGCAATGCGTGGACGGTTTCGTCGCCTACCTGAAAGTTACGTTTGATATTTTGTATTTCAATTACTTTTTTCATCGTAAATAATGTGTTAATGTGCCAATAACGGATTGGCACATTGAATAATTATTTTTTCTTCTTACTTCCCGGAGGGCCAGGCATGAACGGACTTCTTTCTCCGCCACTTTCCTGATTTCCTTCAGCAGCCACATTTTCACCGGGCATTGCTCCTATGGTAGCTTCGGTCACTACTTTTGTTCCTTCGGAAATGCCACTGATAATTTCTGTAGATATACCGTTGCTGATTCCTACTTCTACCGGATGAGCGGTGAATGTGGTTCCTTCACGAGTCCAGAGTTTATGTTCGCCTTCGCAATCTTTTACGATGTCATTATTACCGATTAACGGTTTTTCAGGTGTGAATCGCAGTGCTTTGTTCGGGACAGACAACACATCCTTTTTATCAAGAATATAGATCGTGACATTAGCTGTCAAACGAGGTTTCAGTTTCAAATCAGGGTTGGGAGCAGAGATTACAACTTCATAAGTAACTACTGTAGTGGTGGTGCTCGTACTGCTCGTACTGCTTGCATCTCCCAGACGAATTTGTGTAACTACGCCTTCGAATACATCATTCGGATAAGCATCTACCGTGAAGCTGGCACGCTGGCCTTCTACTACACCGCCTATATCAGCTTCATCCACATCGGCTACTACCTGCATCTGTGTCAGGTCGGCAGCAATGGTGAACAGTGTCGGAGTTTCGAATCCGGAAGCAACGGTTTGTCCAGCTTCCACATCACGGCTGATGACTACTCCGTCAATCGGTGAGGTGATAGTAGCATAAGCCAGGTTACGTTCTGCTTTTGCGAGCGATGCCTTACTGCTATCATAGCTACTTTTCGCTTTCTGATAGTTGTAAAGGGCCTGTTCGAAATCCGTATCACTAATCAGTGACTTTTCGTGTAAGCCTTTGCTACGTTCATAATTCTTCTTCTGATATTCATATTCGGCTTTTGCACCATCGTACGTTGCCTGTTGTGATGCCAGTTCACTTTGCAATGTGGCACGGTCCATTTCGGCAATCAACTGTCCTTTGGTTACTACCGAGTTGTAATCTACGTAAATCTTGTCGATGATACCGGAAACCTGCGTACCGACTTCTACTTCCGTCACCGGTTCGATGGTTCCGGTAGCAGTGACCGAATTTGAAATATCGCCTTTGCTCACGTTGGCAGTGGCGTAGGTGACTTTGTGCTTGGCCGGTGAACCTGCAAAGAACCAGATTCCTGCACCTGCTACCACAACGACTGCCACAGCGATTAAGATAATCTTTTTCGTTTTCATTCGTTTATTATGCTTTTATTTATAATGCTAATTGATCTCCCTGATAGAACTTCAGCAACTGCGTATTCAGTATGGCCATATATTTGGCTTGAAGCTGTTCCTGCTGTGCTTGTAGCAAGTTGTTCTTTTCAGTAAGAAGTTCTATGGTATTCTTCATTCCCAGATTAAACTGTTCGCTAATCAACTCATAGCTGATTTGCGTACTCTTCAACTTCTCGTTTGCTGCTGCATAACGTTGCTGTGCACTGTTAGCATCCAGCCAGAGTCCTTCGATGGTCTTGTACAGAGCCTTTTGTTCGTCAAGCAAGGATAACATGCTCGTCTCGTATTGCAATTTTGCTTTCTGTACGGCACTTTTAGTTTGACGGTTATTGAAGATCGGCACACTGACAGACAATCCGATCGAATTGTTCCATCCGTTTTTCACTTGCTCTCCGAAAGTGAAGTCGCTGCCGCTGGTGTGGTTGGTTCCGATTCCTGCGCTAAGGCTGATTGTGGGCAAATAACTTGATTTGGCAATACCGATACCCAGTTCGGAAGCCTCTACATTAAGTTTGCTAGCTTCAATCTCCGGGCGAAGACTCAATGCACTAATGTACACATCTTTTTTGGTAGGCAACGGAGCCAGTACATTTTCGTCGGACAGGGCAGGGAGGTAGATGTTCATTTCATTCTCCCCATCCAGTTCGAGCAATTGTTTCAGTTGTAATTTGTAATCTTCAAGAGTGGCTTGCGCTGTGACAAGTTGGTATCGGTCTGTGCTCACCTGTGCTTCCAATTGGGCGAAGTCGCTTTTGGCAATACTTCCGGCGTTCAGAAGTTCCTGTCCGCGGTCACGCTGCGCAATAGAGACTTGCAGGGTACTTTCGTTTACTTTGACAGACTCGGCCGCATAAAGAATCTGGATATACACTTGGGCGATAGATTCCTGAATGTTATTTTCGGAAGTCGCTACGTCCAGTTCGGCTACCTGATTGTTCAACTTTTCCTGTTGGATGGTTTTCAGTCTTTTATTACCATTATATAGAGTCCACGACGCATTCAGTCCATAATTACCATTGTAGCTCGTTTTACTATTGCTACTGATAATTTCGCTGCCGCTTACCCGACTACTCGTCTCCTGATACGGACGATTCACCACCTGCTGGCTGGTAGAGAACGAAAGACTGGGAAACAAGGCAGCCTTAGCTGTCTTCACATCAATCTGCGTGCTGGCCGCAGTGATCCGGTTCTTGCGAATCGTG includes:
- a CDS encoding LytR/AlgR family response regulator transcription factor; the protein is MMLRCAIVDDEPLALSLLESYVNKTPFLQLVGKYSSAVQAMKELPGEEVDLLFLDIQMPELNGLEFSKMVDPHTRIVFTTAFGQYAIDGYRVNALDYLLKPISYVDFLQAANKALQWFELVQKPEEIDSIFVKSDYKLVQVDLKKIMYIEGLKDYIKIYTEDASKPILSLMSMKAMEELLPSSRFIRVHRSFIVQKDKIRVIDRGRIVFDKTYIPISDSYKQVFQTFLDERS
- a CDS encoding sensor histidine kinase, whose translation is MKQTFTSARRPLEILIHIISWGIMFGFPFFFVERGNGNINWMAYIRHLAVPLSFMIAFYVNYFILVPRYLFQSQAKRYIVYNIIFLCVIGILLHLWQSLTFDPSFAPKAKRPGMPPGWLFFLRDMLSLVFTIGLSAAIRMSARWTQNEAARKEAERNRAEAELKNLRNQLNPHFLLNTLNNIYALIAFDSDKAQQAVQELSKLLRYVLYDNQQTYVPLCKEVDFIRNYIELMRIRLSANVQMITKFDIQPDSQTLIAPLIFISLIENAFKHGISPTESSFISIHLSENDKEVICEIRNSNHPKTVEDKSGSGVGLEQVSRRLEILYPGAYTWSKGISKDEKVYESKLSIKIRE
- a CDS encoding ABC transporter permease; the protein is MNGTNLFKIALRALANNKLRAFLTMLGIIIGVASVITMLAIGQGSKKSIQQQISEMGSNMIMIHPGADMRGGVRQDPSAMQTLKLADYEALRDETSFLSAISPNVSSSGQLIAGNNNYPASVNGVGTEYLDIRQLTVENGEMFTEADIQSSAKVCVIGKTIVDNLFPDGSDPVGKIIRFSKIPLRVVGVLKAKGYNSMGQDQDAVVLAPYTTVMKRLLAVTYLQGVFASALTEDMTDYATDEISTILRRNHKLKASDDDDFTIRTQQELSTMLNSTTDLMTTLLACIAGISLVVGGIGIMNIMYVSVTERTREIGLRMSVGARGVDILSQFLIEAIMISITGGIIGVIIGCGASWIVKSVAHWPIYIQPWSVFLSFAVCTVTGVFFGWYPAKKAADLDPIEAIRYE
- a CDS encoding ABC transporter ATP-binding protein; amino-acid sequence: MKKVIEIQNIKRNFQVGDETVHALRGVSFNINEGEFVTIMGTSGSGKSTLLNILGCLDTPTSGEYLLDDIPVRTMSKPQRAVLRNRKIGFVFQSYNLLPKTTAVENVELPLMYNSAVSASERRRRAIESLQAVGLGDRLEHKSNQMSGGQMQRVAIARALVNNPAVILADEATGNLDSRTSFEILVLFQKLHAEGRTIIFVTHNPELSQYSSRNIRLRDGQVIEDTTNPKILSAAEALAALPKNDED
- a CDS encoding efflux RND transporter periplasmic adaptor subunit, with the translated sequence MKTKKIILIAVAVVVVAGAGIWFFAGSPAKHKVTYATANVSKGDISNSVTATGTIEPVTEVEVGTQVSGIIDKIYVDYNSVVTKGQLIAEMDRATLQSELASQQATYDGAKAEYEYQKKNYERSKGLHEKSLISDTDFEQALYNYQKAKSSYDSSKASLAKAERNLAYATITSPIDGVVISRDVEAGQTVASGFETPTLFTIAADLTQMQVVADVDEADIGGVVEGQRASFTVDAYPNDVFEGVVTQIRLGDASSTSSTSTTTTVVTYEVVISAPNPDLKLKPRLTANVTIYILDKKDVLSVPNKALRFTPEKPLIGNNDIVKDCEGEHKLWTREGTTFTAHPVEVGISNGISTEIISGISEGTKVVTEATIGAMPGENVAAEGNQESGGERSPFMPGPPGSKKKK
- a CDS encoding TolC family protein — translated: MNMINVRRLTVMTFLGAGMLSGISAQVSPLQVDTLKETKIPAQWDLQSCIDYAKEQNITIRKNRITAASTQIDVKTAKAALFPSLSFSTSQQVVNRPYQETSSRVSGSEIISSNSKTSYNGNYGLNASWTLYNGNKRLKTIQQEKLNNQVAELDVATSENNIQESIAQVYIQILYAAESVKVNESTLQVSIAQRDRGQELLNAGSIAKSDFAQLEAQVSTDRYQLVTAQATLEDYKLQLKQLLELDGENEMNIYLPALSDENVLAPLPTKKDVYISALSLRPEIEASKLNVEASELGIGIAKSSYLPTISLSAGIGTNHTSGSDFTFGEQVKNGWNNSIGLSVSVPIFNNRQTKSAVQKAKLQYETSMLSLLDEQKALYKTIEGLWLDANSAQQRYAAANEKLKSTQISYELISEQFNLGMKNTIELLTEKNNLLQAQQEQLQAKYMAILNTQLLKFYQGDQLAL